In Armatimonadota bacterium, one DNA window encodes the following:
- the argC gene encoding N-acetyl-gamma-glutamyl-phosphate reductase, whose amino-acid sequence MRRLRRRTGSVMIKVAIAGATGYGGVELVRLLKRHPRVELVHLTSESYAGKTLEQVYPHLRGVALELQPLDAESLAAQAEFVFLALPAGKAMELAPKLLARGQRVIDLSADFRLRDPAAYPRWYGMEHSHPELLVEAVYGLPELHRPEMREARLVAAPGCYPTGAILALAPLVNAGLVNAGHMIVDSKSGVSGAGRTALELAFHYPEANENVAAYKVANHRHTPEMEQELSALAGVAVTVTFAPHLVPMTRGIATTAYAPLRATGSAGDLIAEMRRFYAREPFVQVLDEQTYPHTRQTAGGNLCQVTARVDERAGTAVALSAIDNLGKGLSGTCVQCFNVMCGFDEDTAIAEPGPYP is encoded by the coding sequence TTGCGGCGCCTGCGACGGCGCACCGGCTCGGTCATGATCAAAGTGGCGATAGCAGGAGCGACGGGCTACGGCGGGGTGGAGCTGGTGCGGCTGCTCAAGCGCCACCCGCGGGTCGAGCTCGTCCACCTCACCTCCGAGAGCTATGCCGGCAAGACGCTGGAACAGGTGTATCCCCACTTGCGCGGCGTCGCCCTCGAATTGCAGCCGCTCGATGCGGAGAGCCTGGCGGCGCAGGCCGAGTTCGTGTTCCTGGCGCTGCCCGCGGGCAAGGCGATGGAGTTGGCGCCGAAGTTGCTGGCGCGGGGCCAGCGCGTGATTGACCTGAGCGCGGACTTCCGCTTGCGCGACCCGGCGGCCTATCCGCGCTGGTACGGCATGGAGCATTCGCACCCCGAGCTGCTGGTGGAGGCGGTCTATGGTTTGCCCGAGCTGCACCGCCCCGAGATGCGCGAGGCGCGGCTGGTCGCGGCGCCGGGGTGCTACCCCACGGGGGCGATTCTGGCCCTGGCGCCGCTGGTCAACGCCGGCTTGGTCAACGCCGGCCATATGATCGTGGATTCCAAGTCCGGGGTCTCAGGCGCCGGGCGCACCGCGCTCGAGCTGGCTTTTCACTACCCCGAGGCCAACGAGAACGTCGCCGCCTACAAGGTAGCGAATCACCGCCACACGCCGGAGATGGAACAGGAGCTGTCGGCGCTGGCCGGCGTCGCCGTCACCGTCACCTTCGCGCCCCACCTGGTGCCGATGACGCGCGGCATCGCCACCACCGCCTATGCGCCGCTGCGGGCAACGGGCAGCGCGGGCGATCTGATCGCGGAGATGCGGCGCTTCTACGCGCGCGAGCCGTTCGTGCAGGTGCTCGATGAGCAGACCTATCCGCACACCCGGCAGACCGCAGGCGGCAATCTCTGCCAGGTTACCGCGCGGGTGGACGAGCGCGCGGGCACGGCGGTCGCCCTGTCGGCGATAGACAACCTGGGCAAGGGGCTGTCCGGCACCTGCGTCCAGTGCTTCAATGTCATGTGCGGCTTCGACGAGGACACCGCCATCGCCGAGCCGGGGCCGTATCCGTAG
- the argJ gene encoding bifunctional glutamate N-acetyltransferase/amino-acid acetyltransferase ArgJ, with protein MTEDSHEHDEVSALLWHALEGQGVTAAEGFRASGVACGLKPSGDADLALVAGDRPCTAAGVFTTNQFKAAPVLLNQARVACGRAQAVVINSGNANACTGEQGRRDAEEMGAIAARELGIAEQLVLVASTGVIGRPLPMEALRAGIPAARAALSPDGGAAAARAIMTTDTRPKELALEMEIEGRTVRVGAMAKGAAMIGPCLATMICVITTDADIGARELDLALRWAVDRSFNCITVDGDMSTNDTVLALASGASGAKVRQEGDRRKFERALDFITARLARAMVADGEGATKTIQVRVSGVTEYEQARRIAMAVANSPLVKTAIYGADPNWGRILAAAGAAGVEFDPGKVELLLAGIPVVGAGAMLPFDEARAHAALQQKEVVIDLDLRAGPQSATVWTCDLTEEYVRVNAHYTT; from the coding sequence GTGACTGAAGACAGCCACGAACACGACGAAGTCAGCGCCCTGCTGTGGCACGCGCTCGAGGGGCAAGGCGTCACCGCCGCCGAGGGCTTCCGCGCGTCGGGGGTCGCCTGCGGCCTCAAGCCCAGCGGCGACGCGGACCTGGCGCTGGTTGCCGGCGACCGCCCCTGCACTGCGGCGGGCGTTTTCACCACCAACCAGTTCAAGGCCGCGCCGGTCTTGCTCAACCAGGCGCGGGTCGCCTGCGGGCGCGCGCAGGCGGTGGTCATCAACAGCGGCAACGCCAACGCCTGCACCGGCGAGCAGGGCCGCCGGGATGCCGAGGAAATGGGTGCCATCGCGGCGCGCGAGCTGGGGATCGCGGAGCAACTGGTGCTGGTCGCATCAACCGGAGTCATCGGTCGCCCGCTGCCCATGGAGGCGCTGCGCGCCGGGATTCCCGCCGCCCGCGCGGCGCTCAGTCCCGACGGCGGCGCGGCGGCGGCGCGCGCCATCATGACCACCGATACGCGCCCCAAGGAGCTGGCGCTGGAGATGGAAATCGAGGGGCGCACGGTGCGCGTCGGCGCCATGGCCAAGGGCGCGGCGATGATCGGGCCCTGCCTGGCGACCATGATCTGCGTCATCACCACCGACGCCGACATCGGCGCGCGGGAGCTCGACCTGGCGCTGCGGTGGGCGGTGGATCGCTCCTTCAACTGCATCACCGTTGACGGCGACATGAGCACCAACGACACGGTGCTGGCGCTCGCCAGCGGCGCCTCCGGGGCCAAGGTGCGACAGGAGGGGGACCGCCGCAAGTTCGAGCGCGCGCTCGATTTCATCACCGCGCGGCTGGCGCGCGCCATGGTCGCCGACGGCGAGGGCGCGACCAAGACCATCCAGGTGCGGGTCTCGGGTGTCACCGAGTACGAACAGGCGCGGCGGATCGCCATGGCGGTCGCCAACTCGCCGCTGGTCAAGACCGCGATCTACGGCGCCGACCCCAACTGGGGGCGCATCCTGGCGGCGGCGGGGGCGGCGGGCGTGGAGTTCGATCCGGGGAAGGTCGAGCTATTGTTGGCCGGCATCCCGGTGGTGGGCGCGGGCGCCATGCTGCCGTTTGACGAAGCGCGCGCCCATGCGGCGCTGCAGCAGAAGGAGGTCGTGATTGATCTCGACCTGCGCGCCGGCCCGCAGTCGGCGACGGTGTGGACTTGCGACCTGACCGAGGAATACGTGCGCGTCAATGCCCACTACACCACGTGA
- the argB gene encoding acetylglutamate kinase, with translation MENLQQRANTLIEALPYLREFWGATMVIKYGGAAMTEPALKAMVLQDVVLLRYVGMSPVLVHGGGPEISDLMRRLGKEPAFVRGLRVTDEETMAIAEMVLVGRINQDLVAAVNAAGGKAVGMSGTHGRMLKVTKQTGEVDLGFVGSIQEVDPTLIRTVSAQGYIPLIAPIGVGADGRTYNINADHAAGKLAGALGATKLIVLSDVAGILADVKDEGSLVSSLTAERARAMIASGQVESGMIPKVEACLDALAAGVLRCHIIDGRAPHALLMEIFTDVGIGTMVVP, from the coding sequence ATGGAAAACCTGCAACAGCGAGCCAACACGCTGATCGAGGCGCTGCCCTATCTGCGCGAGTTCTGGGGCGCGACCATGGTCATCAAATACGGCGGCGCGGCGATGACCGAGCCGGCGCTCAAGGCTATGGTCTTGCAGGACGTGGTGCTGCTGCGCTACGTGGGGATGAGCCCGGTGCTGGTGCACGGCGGCGGCCCGGAGATCAGCGACCTAATGCGCCGGCTGGGCAAGGAGCCGGCCTTCGTGCGCGGCCTGCGCGTCACCGATGAGGAGACCATGGCCATCGCCGAGATGGTGCTGGTGGGACGCATCAACCAGGACCTGGTGGCGGCGGTCAATGCCGCCGGCGGCAAGGCGGTGGGGATGTCGGGCACGCACGGGCGCATGCTCAAGGTCACCAAGCAGACCGGCGAGGTGGACCTCGGGTTCGTCGGCAGCATCCAGGAGGTGGACCCGACTCTCATCCGCACCGTCAGCGCGCAGGGCTACATTCCCCTGATTGCGCCCATCGGCGTCGGCGCGGACGGCCGCACCTATAATATCAACGCCGACCACGCCGCGGGCAAGCTCGCGGGCGCGCTGGGGGCGACCAAGCTCATCGTCCTCAGCGACGTGGCGGGCATCCTGGCCGATGTCAAGGATGAGGGCTCGCTGGTGTCCTCCCTGACCGCCGAGCGCGCGCGGGCCATGATCGCAAGCGGGCAGGTCGAATCGGGGATGATCCCCAAGGTCGAGGCCTGCCTCGATGCGCTGGCGGCGGGCGTGCTGCGCTGCCACATCATTGACGGGCGCGCCCCCCATGCCCTGCTGATGGAGATCTTCACCGACGTCGGCATCGGCACCATGGTTGTGCCGTAG
- a CDS encoding aspartate aminotransferase family protein, protein MNYDQARAIESRNMFAVYEKIRQPMVMARGEGAYVWDTQGNRYLDLVSGGRAVTALGHCPPAVVEAVREQAGRLLHMSNDYFTEPQMELARLLGEVCVCPRVFFCNSGAEANEAAIKLARKHARTHHGPDQFEIVTMLGSFHGRTMATLAATGQPKYQAEFAPLVPGFKHVEFNHTAALEQAVNERTCAVMLEPVLGESGVYPATAAFMRACRGACDRVGALLILDEVQTGLGRTGKLFAYEHYDVRPDVITLAKALGSGMPIGAMLATDEAATAFAPSDHASSFGGGALAAAAALAGVRTIIDQRIADNAARIGARLLAGLQNLAAKYPVITAVRGIGMMLAADLAQPVAAEVRAACLRRSVLIQVVGDSMLRFIPPLILAAEQADAGLAALDEALGEVAG, encoded by the coding sequence ATGAACTACGACCAAGCCCGCGCCATCGAATCCCGGAACATGTTCGCGGTTTACGAGAAGATCCGCCAGCCCATGGTCATGGCGCGCGGCGAGGGCGCGTATGTCTGGGACACGCAGGGCAATCGCTACCTCGATCTCGTCAGCGGCGGCCGCGCGGTGACGGCGCTGGGGCATTGTCCGCCGGCGGTGGTCGAGGCGGTGCGCGAGCAGGCGGGGCGGCTCCTCCACATGTCCAATGACTACTTCACCGAGCCGCAGATGGAGCTGGCGCGCCTGCTGGGCGAAGTCTGCGTCTGTCCGCGCGTTTTCTTCTGCAACAGCGGCGCCGAGGCCAACGAGGCCGCGATCAAGCTCGCGCGCAAGCACGCGCGCACCCACCACGGCCCCGACCAGTTCGAGATCGTGACCATGCTCGGCTCCTTCCACGGCCGCACCATGGCGACGCTGGCGGCGACCGGGCAGCCCAAGTACCAGGCGGAGTTCGCGCCCCTCGTCCCCGGCTTCAAGCACGTCGAGTTCAACCACACCGCGGCGCTCGAGCAGGCGGTGAACGAGCGCACCTGCGCGGTGATGCTGGAGCCGGTGCTGGGGGAGAGCGGGGTCTATCCCGCGACCGCGGCATTCATGCGCGCCTGTCGCGGGGCGTGCGACCGCGTCGGCGCGCTGCTCATCCTCGACGAAGTCCAGACCGGTCTCGGGCGCACCGGCAAGCTATTCGCTTACGAGCACTACGACGTGCGCCCCGATGTGATAACGCTGGCCAAGGCGCTCGGCAGCGGCATGCCCATCGGCGCGATGCTGGCGACGGACGAGGCGGCGACGGCGTTCGCGCCGTCGGACCACGCCTCCAGTTTCGGCGGCGGGGCGCTGGCGGCGGCGGCGGCGCTGGCGGGGGTGAGAACCATCATTGATCAGAGGATAGCGGACAACGCGGCGAGGATCGGCGCGCGCCTGCTCGCGGGGTTGCAGAATCTCGCGGCGAAGTATCCGGTCATTACCGCCGTGCGCGGGATAGGCATGATGCTCGCCGCGGATCTCGCGCAGCCGGTGGCGGCGGAGGTGCGGGCGGCGTGCCTGCGGCGCAGCGTGCTGATCCAGGTCGTGGGCGACTCAATGCTGCGCTTCATCCCGCCGCTCATCCTCGCCGCCGAGCAGGCGGACGCCGGGCTGGCGGCGCTCGACGAGGCGTTAGGTGAGGTCGCGGGATAG
- a CDS encoding argininosuccinate synthase: MPKVALAYSGGLDTSVAVRWLQEQRGFDVIAVAVDVGEQRDYEAIRRKALDIGAVESLVIDAKEEFARDFAFRGLKANALYEGKYPVATAMARPLIAKLVGAAARQHGARAVAHGCTGKGNDQVRFDVTFGVLNPELEIIAPFREWRVSREEEMDWARERGVPVPTDKRKPYSTDVNLWGRSIECGVLEDPWQEPPAEVYEWTRAPQAAPADPAYVEIAFEQGSPVSLDGRALSPAALIAELNALAGEHGVGRIDMIENRLVGFKSREIYECPAATVLLAAHRDLEAMTVERELAHYKQLLELKYAELIYYGLWYSPLRRALDAFIDATQERVTGVVRMKLQRGACAPVGRKSPHSLYSYELATYDKADRFDSSLARGFVQLWGLPARVAAAAERKAKGE; the protein is encoded by the coding sequence ATGCCCAAAGTCGCACTCGCATACTCCGGCGGTCTCGACACCTCCGTCGCCGTCCGCTGGCTGCAGGAGCAGCGCGGCTTCGATGTCATCGCCGTCGCCGTAGATGTCGGTGAGCAGCGGGACTATGAAGCGATCCGGCGCAAGGCGCTCGACATCGGCGCCGTCGAATCGTTGGTCATAGACGCCAAGGAGGAGTTCGCGCGCGACTTCGCTTTTCGCGGGCTCAAGGCGAATGCGCTCTACGAGGGCAAGTACCCCGTCGCCACCGCCATGGCGCGGCCGCTGATCGCCAAGCTGGTGGGGGCGGCGGCGCGGCAGCATGGCGCGCGGGCGGTGGCCCATGGCTGCACCGGCAAGGGCAACGACCAGGTGCGCTTCGACGTCACCTTCGGCGTGCTCAACCCCGAGCTGGAGATCATCGCCCCCTTCCGCGAGTGGCGGGTCAGCCGCGAGGAGGAGATGGATTGGGCGCGCGAGCGCGGGGTGCCGGTGCCGACGGATAAGCGGAAACCCTACAGCACCGACGTCAACCTGTGGGGTCGCAGCATCGAGTGCGGCGTGCTCGAGGACCCGTGGCAGGAGCCGCCGGCCGAGGTCTATGAATGGACGCGCGCGCCGCAAGCCGCTCCCGCCGATCCCGCCTACGTCGAGATCGCTTTCGAGCAGGGATCTCCCGTGTCCCTTGACGGGCGCGCGCTTTCTCCGGCGGCGCTCATCGCCGAGCTCAACGCGCTCGCGGGCGAGCACGGCGTCGGGCGCATTGACATGATCGAGAACCGCCTGGTAGGTTTCAAGTCGCGGGAGATCTACGAATGCCCCGCCGCCACCGTGCTCCTCGCCGCGCACCGCGACCTGGAGGCGATGACGGTCGAGCGCGAGCTGGCGCACTACAAGCAGTTGCTGGAGTTGAAGTACGCCGAGCTCATTTACTACGGCCTGTGGTATTCGCCGCTGCGGCGCGCGCTCGACGCCTTCATTGACGCCACCCAGGAGCGCGTCACCGGGGTCGTGCGCATGAAGCTGCAGCGCGGCGCCTGCGCCCCCGTCGGCCGCAAGTCGCCGCACTCGCTTTACAGCTACGAGCTGGCGACCTATGACAAGGCCGACCGGTTCGATTCCTCCCTGGCCCGGGGTTTCGTGCAACTGTGGGGGCTGCCGGCGCGGGTCGCCGCCGCCGCCGAGCGCAAGGCCAAGGGAGAATAG
- a CDS encoding histidine phosphatase family protein, whose protein sequence is MTTTTLILARHGQTDHNLHQRYQGQSDVPMNDTGRAQVRAAARHLAGVQAAAIYTSDLTRCRETANIIGAALGLEPVIVPALRERSFGRLEGLTHEEAAARFPESWAQRLRARDDSEGWIPPAGESLADMWGRVLDSVRPLWERHEGQTFIIAAHAGPLKTIICEALGAGVETRSAFVAANGSISVVTQEATRPAVSLLNETCHLKGLPADAEAD, encoded by the coding sequence GTGACTACCACGACCCTCATCCTGGCGCGCCACGGCCAGACCGATCACAACCTGCACCAGCGCTACCAGGGGCAGTCGGATGTGCCCATGAACGACACGGGCAGAGCGCAAGTCCGGGCCGCGGCGCGGCATCTCGCCGGCGTGCAGGCGGCCGCCATCTATACCAGCGATCTGACGCGCTGCCGCGAGACGGCGAACATCATCGGCGCGGCCCTCGGCCTCGAACCAGTCATCGTTCCCGCGCTGCGCGAGCGCAGCTTCGGCCGGCTCGAAGGCCTGACGCATGAGGAAGCCGCTGCCCGGTTCCCCGAGTCCTGGGCGCAGCGGCTGCGCGCCCGCGACGACAGCGAGGGCTGGATCCCCCCCGCCGGGGAATCGCTGGCGGACATGTGGGGCCGCGTTCTGGATTCTGTCCGCCCGCTGTGGGAGCGACACGAAGGCCAGACGTTCATTATCGCCGCCCATGCCGGCCCGCTGAAGACGATCATCTGCGAAGCGCTGGGCGCGGGCGTGGAAACGCGCTCCGCCTTCGTCGCGGCCAACGGTTCGATCAGCGTCGTCACGCAGGAGGCGACGAGGCCGGCGGTATCGCTGCTGAACGAGACCTGCCACCTGAAGGGGTTGCCCGCGGATGCCGAAGCTGACTGA
- a CDS encoding cob(I)yrinic acid a,c-diamide adenosyltransferase, with product MPKLTEGLVQVYTGDGKGKSTAAWGQALRAVGQGLRVCFIMFLKGEADTGEMRAAMRLAPELTVRHFGASRAELAARGAGRWWEAGYTDDDRRLVREGFEFARAAVTGGEYDLVVLDEANVAMDAGLLEVREVLALLDERPRHVEVVLTGRAAPAPMLEAADLVTEMCEIKHPFREGHSARRGIEY from the coding sequence ATGCCGAAGCTGACTGAGGGCTTAGTGCAGGTCTATACCGGCGACGGCAAGGGCAAGTCAACCGCCGCCTGGGGGCAGGCGCTGCGGGCGGTGGGGCAGGGCCTGCGCGTGTGCTTCATCATGTTCCTCAAGGGCGAGGCGGACACCGGAGAGATGCGCGCAGCGATGCGCCTGGCGCCCGAGCTGACGGTGCGCCATTTCGGCGCCAGCCGTGCGGAGCTGGCGGCGCGGGGCGCGGGGCGGTGGTGGGAGGCGGGATACACCGACGACGACCGGCGCCTGGTGCGCGAGGGATTCGAGTTCGCCCGCGCGGCCGTCACCGGCGGCGAGTATGATCTGGTGGTGCTGGATGAAGCGAACGTGGCGATGGACGCAGGGCTGCTCGAGGTGAGGGAGGTGTTGGCGCTGTTGGATGAGCGGCCCCGCCACGTCGAGGTGGTGCTGACCGGCCGCGCCGCGCCCGCGCCGATGCTGGAGGCGGCGGACCTGGTGACCGAGATGTGCGAGATCAAACATCCGTTTCGAGAGGGTCACTCCGCCCGCCGCGGGATCGAGTATTGA
- a CDS encoding GNAT family N-acetyltransferase, translated as MSIEIRPCDRGHEVRYMLGGEPVSSLCICDLRMHIGTARLRTAGIADVQTKESHRRRGFARQVLERALVFMRRQEYDLAVLFGISDFYPRWGYAPICGSTRVTLATKEAARAPATLAVRRLRRDEMELTLELYRRNNALRTGAVVRRAGKWPGFIRGSRPDRRVNVYGAFQRRRLLGYVALDREPGEPVIIEVGYRQPEVFSALLAAAARQARRAKAEQIHVQAPLDHPFVEWCRQYTCQVSTHYVRAGGAMGRIISLRGCFSRLAPELTRRLRASCVNWSGRLEVATDIGAVTLHIEPGALTLGETPKPRVAPDAALDIGQALLTQLIFGYRSAADALAWGGASLRGGPVQLLEALFPPGAAHICHADRF; from the coding sequence GTGAGCATTGAGATCCGTCCTTGCGACCGCGGGCATGAAGTGCGCTACATGCTGGGCGGCGAGCCGGTCAGCAGCCTGTGCATCTGCGATCTGCGCATGCACATCGGCACCGCCAGGCTGCGTACGGCCGGCATCGCTGACGTCCAGACCAAGGAGTCGCACCGCCGCCGCGGCTTCGCGCGCCAGGTCTTGGAGCGCGCGCTGGTGTTCATGCGCCGGCAAGAGTACGACCTGGCGGTGCTGTTCGGCATCTCCGACTTCTACCCGCGCTGGGGGTATGCGCCGATCTGCGGCTCGACGCGGGTGACGCTGGCGACCAAGGAGGCCGCCCGGGCCCCGGCGACGCTCGCAGTGCGGCGTCTGCGTCGGGACGAGATGGAGCTGACGCTGGAGCTGTACCGGCGCAACAACGCTTTGCGTACCGGAGCGGTGGTGCGGCGGGCAGGCAAGTGGCCGGGGTTCATCCGCGGCAGCCGCCCGGACCGGCGCGTCAATGTGTATGGGGCGTTCCAGCGCCGGCGACTATTGGGCTATGTCGCGCTTGACCGGGAGCCCGGCGAGCCGGTCATCATCGAAGTCGGCTACCGCCAGCCGGAGGTCTTCAGCGCGCTGCTGGCGGCGGCGGCGCGCCAGGCGCGCCGGGCCAAGGCGGAGCAGATCCACGTGCAAGCGCCGCTCGATCATCCATTTGTCGAGTGGTGCAGGCAGTACACCTGCCAGGTCTCGACGCACTACGTGCGCGCCGGGGGCGCCATGGGACGCATCATCAGCCTGCGGGGGTGCTTTTCCCGCCTGGCCCCGGAGCTGACGCGGCGTCTGCGCGCGAGCTGCGTCAACTGGAGCGGCCGGCTGGAAGTCGCCACCGACATCGGCGCCGTGACTTTGCACATCGAGCCGGGCGCGCTCACCCTGGGCGAGACCCCGAAGCCTCGGGTCGCGCCCGACGCTGCGCTTGACATCGGACAGGCGCTGCTGACGCAGCTCATCTTCGGCTACCGCAGCGCCGCGGATGCGCTGGCGTGGGGTGGGGCGTCCCTGCGCGGCGGGCCGGTGCAACTGCTGGAGGCTCTGTTCCCGCCGGGCGCGGCGCACATCTGCCACGCCGACCGCTTCTGA
- a CDS encoding type II toxin-antitoxin system HicB family antitoxin, translating to MSDYHINIFYSEEDGGYIADIPDLEHCSAFGETPEQALAEVERAKQAWLEAAREAGKAIPPPRYRPLIYQVGR from the coding sequence ATGAGCGACTACCACATCAACATCTTCTACAGCGAGGAGGACGGTGGGTACATCGCCGATATCCCCGACCTCGAACACTGCTCGGCGTTTGGCGAAACTCCCGAGCAGGCGTTGGCGGAAGTTGAGCGTGCTAAACAGGCCTGGCTGGAAGCGGCCCGCGAGGCCGGCAAGGCGATCCCGCCACCGCGTTATCGTCCGCTTATCTACCAGGTCGGCCGCTGA
- a CDS encoding type II toxin-antitoxin system HicA family toxin produces MSPSTTYIDLAQGFGFCVARVKGSHHVPTHPEIPEIVNLQAVRGEAKPYQIR; encoded by the coding sequence ATGTCGCCTTCAACCACATACATAGACCTGGCGCAAGGTTTCGGATTCTGCGTGGCGCGGGTCAAGGGAAGCCACCACGTTCCCACTCACCCGGAGATTCCGGAGATAGTGAACCTGCAAGCGGTCAGGGGCGAGGCCAAGCCCTATCAGATCCGATAG
- a CDS encoding LptF/LptG family permease, translating into MKILDRYVARELLAPLVVGLVGFELLMLGNVLYLNWRLIRDAGAGFEVVARLLALRAPEVALYGIPFAMLLAASWAVTRLARDGEVTALRAGGASVRRILAPIVAVAVVVSAVGYLDAERAVPWATHAAENLVRRMVLRQPTPLFRQDVFFRVPPNYYVYIHRLEPRSKRFQDLMVYELTGRGYPLLTVARSGYWRGEVLYLRDGVRHKLRPDGAWEYEARFARATVNLRQAQSDFWTEQKTPREMTAEELSRYIGVFAGSGVDVSGLRVEYHFKFALPLAPLVFALLAAPLALRFARGGAMTGLLVTFGLAFLYQVLMSWSRLLGESGSLPPLIAAWSQNLVFGAVGIVLIAKQE; encoded by the coding sequence ATGAAGATCCTCGACCGCTACGTTGCCAGAGAGCTGCTAGCCCCCTTGGTGGTGGGCCTGGTGGGGTTCGAACTGCTCATGCTGGGCAACGTGCTCTACCTCAACTGGCGGCTGATCCGCGACGCGGGCGCGGGCTTCGAGGTGGTGGCGCGGCTGCTGGCGCTGCGGGCGCCCGAGGTCGCGCTCTACGGCATTCCGTTCGCGATGCTGCTGGCGGCGTCGTGGGCGGTAACGCGACTGGCGCGCGACGGCGAGGTCACGGCGCTGCGCGCAGGCGGGGCGAGCGTGCGGCGCATCCTGGCGCCCATCGTCGCGGTGGCGGTGGTGGTGAGCGCCGTGGGTTACCTCGACGCCGAACGCGCGGTGCCGTGGGCGACGCACGCGGCCGAGAACCTCGTCCGCCGCATGGTGCTGCGCCAGCCCACGCCCCTGTTTCGCCAGGACGTCTTCTTCCGCGTGCCGCCCAACTACTACGTTTACATCCATCGCCTGGAGCCCCGGAGCAAGCGGTTCCAGGACCTCATGGTCTATGAGTTGACGGGGCGGGGATACCCGCTGCTCACCGTCGCCCGCAGCGGCTACTGGCGAGGCGAGGTGCTCTACCTGCGCGACGGCGTGCGCCACAAGCTGCGCCCCGACGGCGCCTGGGAGTACGAGGCGCGCTTCGCTCGCGCCACCGTCAACCTGCGCCAGGCGCAGTCGGACTTCTGGACCGAGCAGAAAACCCCGCGCGAGATGACCGCCGAAGAGCTCAGTCGCTACATCGGCGTCTTCGCCGGCAGCGGGGTGGATGTCAGCGGTCTGCGGGTGGAGTATCATTTCAAGTTCGCGCTGCCGCTGGCGCCGCTGGTGTTCGCGCTGCTGGCGGCGCCGCTGGCGCTGCGCTTCGCGCGCGGGGGCGCCATGACGGGGCTGCTGGTGACTTTCGGGCTCGCATTCCTCTACCAGGTGCTGATGTCGTGGAGCCGGCTGCTGGGGGAATCGGGCTCCCTGCCGCCGCTGATCGCGGCGTGGTCGCAGAACCTGGTCTTCGGGGCGGTGGGAATCGTGCTCATCGCGAAGCAAGAATGA
- a CDS encoding 4Fe-4S binding protein — protein MCEFCVKHGEGEKWYLQARNYGLDLASDLRRRRFIGAFFNDFDRDTGGSVEQLRRLDRAPRVLQWLVRGLVTRRMKRRHFGQVLPLEDVRKVLGIANSVVRVPCVCRGVTRGDHGARFCFGVSVSPDAVAFSEVDPNLMAGPDTTMTERLTPEQALTLMGDFERRGLVHSVWTFLTPFIGGVCNCDRSDCLAMISTIGHHTKVMFKAEYVARVDWELCEGCRACMKQCQFGAIGHSAAAGKCVIDEARCWGCGVCRAGCRSGAISLRPRAETPALGW, from the coding sequence ATGTGCGAGTTCTGCGTCAAGCACGGCGAAGGCGAGAAGTGGTACCTGCAGGCGCGCAACTACGGGCTCGACCTGGCCTCCGACCTGCGGCGGCGGCGGTTCATCGGCGCGTTCTTCAACGACTTCGACCGGGACACCGGGGGCAGCGTGGAGCAACTGCGCCGGCTTGACCGCGCCCCCCGCGTCCTGCAGTGGCTGGTGCGCGGCCTGGTGACGCGCCGCATGAAGCGGCGGCACTTCGGGCAGGTGCTGCCGCTGGAGGACGTGCGCAAGGTATTGGGGATCGCCAACTCGGTAGTGCGCGTGCCGTGCGTGTGTCGCGGCGTAACGCGGGGCGACCACGGCGCGCGCTTCTGCTTCGGGGTCAGCGTCAGCCCTGACGCGGTCGCCTTCAGCGAGGTGGACCCGAACCTCATGGCGGGGCCGGACACGACCATGACCGAGCGGCTGACGCCGGAGCAGGCGCTGACGCTGATGGGGGACTTCGAGCGCCGCGGGCTGGTGCACTCGGTGTGGACCTTCCTGACACCGTTCATCGGGGGGGTGTGCAACTGCGACCGCAGCGACTGCCTGGCGATGATCTCCACCATCGGCCACCACACCAAGGTCATGTTCAAGGCGGAGTACGTGGCGCGGGTGGATTGGGAGCTGTGCGAGGGATGCCGCGCGTGCATGAAGCAGTGTCAGTTCGGGGCCATCGGCCACAGCGCCGCCGCCGGCAAGTGTGTGATTGACGAAGCGCGGTGCTGGGGCTGTGGGGTGTGCCGCGCCGGGTGCCGCAGCGGCGCGATCAGCCTGCGCCCGCGCGCCGAGACGCCGGCCCTGGGATGGTGA